DNA from Candidatus Methylomirabilis limnetica:
GCTTGCAGGTGACGGCGACGTTCTGCTTGAAGACGCCAGAGGCGGGATCGGCAGCTCGTCGGATCTCGTGAGCGCCATGGCAATCGGTGCAGGTTGCGGCAGTGAGATTGCCTTTCTGTAGGATGGCCAAACAGGAGACAGGACAGGGGGCGGTGCGAAGCATCGCGAATCAGGTATTTGATGTTTTCCCCTACAGCGCCACGGTAACCCAGGTAATGATATTGTGACAAGAGGCAGTTGAACAGCGCATAATCCTCCGATTTGAGGCTTACAACCGTGATCCGAAGGGGAATCAATGCCTTGAGACTGTCGCTGATCCCTTCCTTTCGATATGGAACAGATGGATAAG
Protein-coding regions in this window:
- a CDS encoding Druantia anti-phage system protein DruA — its product is MEQSMTVNVQQIRQLLTATPDWHRTRLSLEICRLWNWQSPTGQYKDMACRSLLLKLERAGSIVLPPRQGKLTFTSRPSYPSVPYRKEGISDSLKALIPLRITVVSLKSEDYALFNCLLSQYHYLGYRGAVGENIKYLIRDASHRPLSCLLFGHPTERQSHCRNLHRLPWRSRDPTSCRSRLWRLQAERRRHLQA